The sequence TGGCGGCCGCCTGTGCGAAAGAGGCCGGTTTCGACGATGACTTTATCGATGAAATCATCAGTATCGGCATGCTGCATGACTGCGGCGTTTCAAAGACCGAAACGCACCGCAGCCTGGTGACACAGCTGGAGTGGAAGGATGAACAGTTTCACTGCGAACGCGGCGCCATCCTGCTGGGAAAGGTGAAGCTTTTCGCCCGCTTCTCCCAGCCGATCTATTATCACCATACCCATTGGGATATCCTGGAACACCTGCCGGTCGACGCGCGTGTCAAACAGATGGCGAACCTGATCTACCTCGCCGACCGGATCGATGCGCTGCGGGTACAGCTGGAGGGTTCCGACCTGGAGCGGAGTGACGAGATCGAGCGGATCATCCTGGAGCATAAAGGGAACTTTTTCTCCCCGGAACTGGTCGACGCATTTGTGGCCGCCGCACGCCGGAACTCATTCTGGTTCTACCTGGCGGACGAGCCGCTGGAGGAGCAGCTGCTCGAGTGGGTCGGTCGGGGAGAGATCCTGCATCTGCCCTTTACGGAAATAAGAGAGGTGGCCCAGATGTTTGCCGACATCGTCGACGCCAAAAGCCCCTTCACCTTCGAACACTCCTTCGGGGTGGCGGCACTCTCCAACTTCCTGGCCCGGGGGTTTGGGCTGGACGAACATACCCGCGAGACGGTGGAGATAGGGGCTCTGCTGCATGACCTCGGAAAACTGCGGGTCGATGATGACATCCTGAACAAGAAGGGTCGGCTCAACCACGGGGAGAAGATGCTCATGAACCGGCACGGGTTCGATTCGAACATGATCCTTCGGCGCATCCACGGTTTCCGGGAGATCGCCCGTATCGCTTCGCTGCACCACGAGATGCTTGACGGCAAAGGGTACCCCTACAGCCTTGAGAAGGAGGAGATCCCCCTCGAGGCACGGATTGTCACCGTGGCCGACATCTTCCAGGCCTTGGTACAGACACGCCCTTACCGGGAAGCGATGGCGCCGGATGCGGCCTTCGCCATCCTGCAGGAGATGGCCGACGCCGGGAAGATCGACAAAGCCGTCGTGAAAATGATCGGCGCGAACCTCGATCAGGCTTACCGGTTGGCAAAGTACAAGGAAAGGGCAGAAGCCGCCTGAGACACCTTTTAGGTACAGGAAAAGATCCGGGGTTTAGCCGCGAGCGGTCTGCTCCAGGAAATGGAGCATGTTGCGGTAGTGGTCGCCGTGCCAGTAGATGCGGCCGCATTCGGGGCACTGCCTGAAGGTGTCAAAGGTCTCGTAGACCTGTTCTGGCACGGCCTTACGGATGGCGGCGGCGCAGACGCGCACGAGCGGGGCATTGCAGACAAGGCAGCGCCGATGTGCATCATCACCTACTTCCACCCCGAAATGCGCCGCCAGTTCGCATAGCTGGTCATGGAGTTCGACGGTGCCGAGCAGGTAAACCGCGACGTTTTTGCGTTGCGCCATGGCGGCGTCCCGGGTAAGGATGGTGCGAGCCTCATCCCGGGCGATTTTGATCAGTTCGGTGTCAGGGATGGTCGGGAAGAAGAGGGTGTCATACCCCATAAAGCGGAGGTATTTGGCGAGTCTGCCCAGGTGGCAGTCCGCGATAAAACGGAGTGTACCGTCTTGAAGCGCACTGCCCATCAGGCTTCGGGGATGGACTCGCTGACGCTGCTCCAGTCGTCCAGGCTGGCAGGGACGTTGCCGTACTCGTTTTCCAGCCTGTCCCACTCGGGATAGTCGGTGTTGAACGCGGCGACGTCTTCGGCCGCTTTCTCTGGACTCTCGTACTCGCCGAGCATCTCCTCCTCGATCCAGAGCTCGTAGCGCTCGTGGCCGGCCTGGCGGATCTCGAAGGTCCCGATGTCCGTGTTGAAAAGGTAGTTTCGCATCTGCTCCTCCTTGGTGCCTATAATGAAGATTATACCGTCATTACGGCCCAACTGTCATCTTTGAGACACTCCGTGAGCATCTCGCCGGTGTGGGTATTCTCGACCCCCAGCGCCGCAAGGGCATCCGTAACCGCATAATCCTCCGTGCAGACGATGCAGGCGCTCATGGTGACGCCGCTCGCTTTCATCTGCTTCAGGCGTGCCTGAACCTCTTCATCGGCGGCGGCCAGCTTGATGGAGGGCCCCCAGATCATCAGGTGTGCCTCCTCCCAGTAGCCGCGCTCGAGAATGACGGAGCCGTAGAGCAGTGGAAGTTTCATGGCGACCTCTTTGTCGCCGTTCGTCCAGACGATCAGGAGTTTCGTTTTCGACATTGTTTTTGCCTTTTTGGTAAAATTCTATCCTAATGATCCGAGAAAAAATCGCAACCGCCGCTTACCGCCTGAAACACAATCCCGCCCTGCGCCGCAGTCTCGTGCAGATGAAGCCTAAAAAAACGGTGTGGGGCTTTTTGGGAATAGTACTCTTCTTTTTCGTCCCCGAGATCATCGCGTTTGTCTGGGGTGCCGACATCACCGCCTACGCCCACGCGAAGATGCTCGAGGTCCCCGCCGAACCGCTGGCCACCTGGTACGAGCTGCTGGTCATGCTCTTCGAGGAGGGCGGAAGCTGGGTGAACCTTGGTATCGGTTGCGCCTGCCTCGTCTGGCTCTTCCTGTAAAAAATAGCTACCTACATTAGCTTCGGTGCCCGAAGCGCATTAATCAATAGGCTCAGGGTCGTTAAGCGTGCCTTGAAAGCCGCTGCGGAGGCCCAAAGTCGGGAGCAGCGAGCGATTCGCGCAACGACGATTTTCTTTTGTTTCTTTTCTTTGTAAAAAGAAAAGATAGAGAAGAGTATTGTTTTGCCACTTTTTTAGAAAAAGTAGCGCAAAAAGCGGCCTTTCGCGAATCGCTCATCCCTCCCGGCTTTGTGCCTCCGGGATGGCTTACAAGGAGCGCTCAAGGCCAATTCTTGATTTCATTGAATGCGCTTCGGGTGACCGAAGCTAATAGGAAAGAAAGAGCTTCGACAAGTCGAAGCGCATTAGATAAATTTGAACCTGTCGTTCTGCGCTCCTTGAAAGCCGTTGTGGAGGCATAAAGCCGGGAGCAACGTGCGATTCGCAGAACGACGATTTTCTTTGGTTTCGTTTCTTTGTAAAAAGAAAGGAAAAGGAAGACTCTTTACCACTTTTTAAGAGGAACAAGAAAGTTTGAGGTTCTTGTGTTCGTTCGGCGTCGATTTGGCGTAACGCTCGAACTGCGGCAGTTCGTCGAAGGGGTTGCGGGCGATGGTCAGCAGATCGGCGACCCCGCTGTTGTCGAACCTCTCCGCTTTTGCAATCGCCTCCTGGAGCATATAGTTCTTCAGCACGTATTTCGGGTTGATCCGTAACATAGCGGCGTGGCGCTCCTCCATGATGCGATTTTCCTGCAGCAGCCGGGTGTCGTACTCCGCCAGCCATTCGCGGACGGGTTCGCGGTCGACACAGATATCGAGCAGCGCTCTGCCGTCGCCGTCGTAGCGGCTGAGGATGCGGAAAAAGAGGGTGTAGTCCGCCTGCGACTTCTGCAGGGCGGTGAGCATTTTCTTCAGCAGGATGATGTCATCTTCCTGCTGCGTTGCCAGTCCCATCTTGGCGCACATGATCCCGACGTAGGTCTCGGTGTAGACGGGGCCGTAATCTTCGAGCTTCTTCTCCATCCGTTCAACGGAGACGATGGGTGAGAGGGCGCGGGCGAGCATGGAGAGGTTCCAGGAGGCGACAT is a genomic window of Sulfurimonas sp. HSL1-2 containing:
- a CDS encoding HD domain-containing phosphohydrolase, with amino-acid sequence MEYELNIREVIYALSEALDLVGIDDTRHGKRVAFMAAACAKEAGFDDDFIDEIISIGMLHDCGVSKTETHRSLVTQLEWKDEQFHCERGAILLGKVKLFARFSQPIYYHHTHWDILEHLPVDARVKQMANLIYLADRIDALRVQLEGSDLERSDEIERIILEHKGNFFSPELVDAFVAAARRNSFWFYLADEPLEEQLLEWVGRGEILHLPFTEIREVAQMFADIVDAKSPFTFEHSFGVAALSNFLARGFGLDEHTRETVEIGALLHDLGKLRVDDDILNKKGRLNHGEKMLMNRHGFDSNMILRRIHGFREIARIASLHHEMLDGKGYPYSLEKEEIPLEARIVTVADIFQALVQTRPYREAMAPDAAFAILQEMADAGKIDKAVVKMIGANLDQAYRLAKYKERAEAA
- a CDS encoding Mut7-C RNAse domain-containing protein, with amino-acid sequence MGSALQDGTLRFIADCHLGRLAKYLRFMGYDTLFFPTIPDTELIKIARDEARTILTRDAAMAQRKNVAVYLLGTVELHDQLCELAAHFGVEVGDDAHRRCLVCNAPLVRVCAAAIRKAVPEQVYETFDTFRQCPECGRIYWHGDHYRNMLHFLEQTARG
- a CDS encoding DsrE family protein, with amino-acid sequence MSKTKLLIVWTNGDKEVAMKLPLLYGSVILERGYWEEAHLMIWGPSIKLAAADEEVQARLKQMKASGVTMSACIVCTEDYAVTDALAALGVENTHTGEMLTECLKDDSWAVMTV